In one Balaenoptera musculus isolate JJ_BM4_2016_0621 chromosome 20, mBalMus1.pri.v3, whole genome shotgun sequence genomic region, the following are encoded:
- the KRT14 gene encoding keratin, type I cytoskeletal 14: MTSHQFTSSSSMKGTSGFGGGCSRGPSTLVGGSCRAPSAYGGQSSSRYNAGCAYGLGGGYGGGYSSSSSFGGALGSGFSGGYGSGVGAGYSGGFGGGSGGGFSWGDGLLVGSEKVTMQNLNDRLASYLDKVRALEEANTDLEVKIRDWYQKQRPTEVRDYSPYFKTIEDLRNKILAATVDNASVVLQIDNARLAADDFRTKYETELNLRLSVEADINGLRRVLDELTLARADLEMQIESLKEELAYLRKNHEEEMNALRGQVGGDVNVEMDAAPGVDLSRILNEMRDQYEKMAEKNRKDAEDWFFSKTEELNHEVAANSELVQSSKTEISELRRTLQNLEIELQSHFSMKASLENSLEETKSRYCLQLGQIQELISNMEEQLAQLRCEMEQQNQEYKILLDVKTRLEQEISTYRRLLEGEDTHLSTSQFSTGSQSSRDVTSSSRQIRTKVLDVHDGKVVSSHEQVIRTKN; encoded by the exons ATGACTAGCCACCAGTtcacctcctccagctccatgAAGGGCACCAGTGGCTTCGGTGGTGGCTGCAGCCGCGGGCCTTCCACCCTGGTCGGAGGCTCCTGCCGGGCCCCCAGCGCCTACGGGGGCCAGTCCTCCTCCCGCTACAACGCTGGGTGTGCCTACGGGCTGGGGGGCGGCTATGGCGGCGgctacagcagcagcagcagctttgGTGGGGCCCTGGGTAGTGGCTTCAGTGGAGGATATGGCAGTGGCGTTGGCGCCGGCTACAGTGGTGGCTTCGGTGGGGGTTCGGGTGGTGGCTTTAGCTGGGGTGATGGGCTCCTGGTGGGCAGTGAGAAGGTGACCATGCAGAACCTCAACGACCGCCTGGCCTCCTACCTGGACAAGGTACGTGCCCTGGAGGAGGCCAACACTGACCTGGAGGTGAAGATCCGCGACTGGTACCAGAAGCAACGGCCCACTGAGGTCAGGGACTACAGCCCCTACTTCAAGACCATCGAGGACCTGAGGAACAAG ATCCTTGCAGCCACTGTGGACAACGCTAGTGTCGTGCTGCAGATCGACAATGCCCGTCTGGCCGCTGATGACTTCCGCACCAA GTACGAGACGGAGCTGAACCTGCGCTTGAGCGTGGAGGCCGACATCAACGGCCTACGCAGGGTGCTGGACGAGCTGACCCTGGCCAGAGCCGACCTGGAGATGCAGATCGAGAGCCTGAAGGAGGAGCTGGCCTACCTCCGGAAGAACCACGAGGAG GAAATGAATGCCCTGCGAGGCCAAGTGGGCGGGGATGTCAACGTGGAGATGGACGCCGCCCCCGGCGTGGACCTCAGCCGCATCCTGAACGAGATGCGCGACCAGTAcgagaagatggcagagaagaACCGCAAGGACGCCGAGGACTGGTTCTTCAGCAAG aCGGAGGAACTGAACCACGAGGTGGCCGCCAACAGCGAGCTGGTGCAGAGCAGCAAGACCGAGATCTCAGAGCTCCGGCGCACCCTGCAGAACCTGGAGATCGAGCTGCAGTCCCATTTCAGCATG aaAGCATCCCTGGAGAACAGCCTGGAGGAGACCAAAAGCCGCTACTGCCTGCAGCTGGGCCAGATCCAGGAGCTGATCAGCAACATGGAGGAACAGCTGGCCCAGCTGCGCTGCGAGATGGAACAACAGAACCAGGAGTACAAGATCCTGCTGGACGTGAAGACGCGGCTGGAGCAGGAGATCAGCACCTACCGCCGCCTGCTGGAGGGCGAGGACACCCA CCTCTCCACCTCCCAGTTCTCCACTGGCTCTCAGTCATCCAGAGATG tGACCTCCTCCAGTCGTCAGATTCGCACCAAAGTCTTGGATGTGCACGATGGCAAGGTGGTGTCCTCCCACGAGCAGGTCATTCGCACCAAGAACTAA